In the genome of Bacteroidetes Order II. bacterium, one region contains:
- the nqrE gene encoding NADH:ubiquinone reductase (Na(+)-transporting) subunit E — protein sequence MEHLAGILVKSIFVENAIFAFFLGMCSFLAVSKSIKTAFGLGIAVIFVMVLTTPANYLILTYLLKEDALAWIHPSLAGVDLTFLAFILFISVIAGMVQLVEMIIEKFLPALYNSLGIFLPLITVNCSILGAALFMQEREYNFAETTVFSLGMGIGFFLAIVALAAVREKLRYSHIPDPLKGLGIAMIITGLMALAFLSFAGIQL from the coding sequence ATGGAACATCTTGCAGGCATATTGGTCAAGTCCATCTTTGTGGAAAATGCCATTTTTGCATTTTTCTTGGGGATGTGTTCATTCTTGGCTGTGTCAAAATCCATTAAAACGGCCTTTGGGCTGGGCATTGCGGTCATCTTTGTGATGGTACTTACAACCCCGGCCAACTATCTGATTCTCACGTATCTGCTTAAAGAAGATGCCTTGGCTTGGATTCACCCCAGTTTGGCGGGTGTGGACCTTACGTTCCTGGCTTTTATTCTTTTTATCTCGGTGATTGCTGGAATGGTGCAACTGGTAGAAATGATTATCGAGAAGTTTTTGCCCGCCTTGTACAATTCGCTCGGTATTTTCTTACCCCTGATCACCGTGAACTGCTCCATTTTGGGCGCAGCCTTGTTTATGCAGGAGCGAGAGTATAATTTTGCTGAAACGACTGTTTTCTCGCTGGGTATGGGTATAGGATTCTTCCTTGCCATTGTGGCCTTGGCCGCTGTCCGAGAAAAATTGCGTTATTCTCACATTCCAGACCCTCTGAAAGGGCTGGGCATTGCCATGATCATCACCGGACTTATGGCTTTGGCATTCCTTAGTTTTGCCGGTATTCAACTGTAA
- a CDS encoding NADH:ubiquinone reductase (Na(+)-transporting) subunit D: protein MSAEVNAPVKQAAPKEALFSKKNRKALFDPLDDNNPVSVQVLGICSALAVTVQVKPAIIMTLGVVFVTAFSNLIIASIRDRIPGRIRIIVQLVVVATLVTLVDQVLKAYMYDVSKKLSVFVGLIITNCIVMGRLEAYAMSQKPWPSFLDGIGNGLGYGLILIAVSIVREIFGSGTLLGFKVIPQFLYDMGYVNNGLMMLPPAALFIIGCIIWWQRSRNPKLINVS from the coding sequence ATGAGTGCAGAAGTAAATGCGCCGGTAAAGCAAGCAGCACCGAAAGAGGCCCTGTTTTCCAAAAAAAACCGAAAAGCCCTTTTTGATCCGTTAGATGACAACAATCCAGTCTCGGTTCAGGTATTGGGAATTTGTTCTGCCTTGGCGGTTACGGTTCAGGTAAAACCTGCCATTATCATGACCTTAGGTGTGGTCTTTGTAACGGCTTTTTCAAATCTTATCATCGCAAGCATTCGCGACCGCATTCCGGGACGTATCCGCATTATTGTCCAATTGGTAGTGGTAGCAACGTTGGTAACGTTGGTGGATCAGGTTTTGAAGGCGTATATGTATGATGTCTCCAAAAAACTTTCGGTCTTCGTTGGACTGATTATCACCAACTGTATTGTGATGGGACGTTTAGAAGCCTATGCCATGAGCCAAAAACCTTGGCCTTCATTTTTGGATGGTATAGGTAATGGATTGGGGTATGGACTCATTCTGATAGCAGTAAGCATCGTGCGCGAAATCTTTGGATCTGGAACCCTGTTGGGCTTCAAAGTCATCCCGCAATTTCTATATGACATGGGGTATGTGAACAATGGCTTGATGATGCTTCCGCCTGCCGCCTTATTTATTATCGGTTGCATCATTTGGTGGCAGCGAAGCCGAAACCCCAAACTTATCAATGTGTCTTAA